Proteins from a genomic interval of Lycium ferocissimum isolate CSIRO_LF1 chromosome 2, AGI_CSIRO_Lferr_CH_V1, whole genome shotgun sequence:
- the LOC132034507 gene encoding probable serine/threonine-protein kinase PIX13 gives MGNCFGSEICDPNTLSKDPSYSTRPSTPDSKNYSSGVGFSTSSSTGHSRFSVAASDDSCLSGGEILPTPNLKTYSFSDLKSATRNFKPDTVLGVGGFGTVFKGWVDEKTFAPAKVGTGMVVAIKKLNSESMQGFEEWQAEVNFLGRLSHPNLVKLLGYCLEDKELLLVYEFMPKGSLENHLFRRSTAIEPLSWELRLKIAIGAARGLAFLHSSEKQIIYRDFKASNILLDGSFHAKLSDFGLAKVGPSAGNSHVTTRVMGTYGYAAPEYIATGHLYVKSDVYGFGVVVLELLTGLRALDTKRPSGQHNLVDWAKPMLSHKRKLKSIMDARMEGQYSSKAATLIAQLTIKCLEGEPKKRPSMKEVVEVLEQVESIKEKPKASKRKSEPSSHRYKQSPRSHHPSPRGASPHGFGGGSGR, from the exons ATGGGGAATTGTTTTGGATCAGAGATTTGTGACCCTAATACCCTTAGCAAAGACCCTAGCTACTCAACTAGACCTTCCACACCAG ATTCAAAGAACTACAGCAGTGGTGTTGGATTTTCGACTAGCAGCAGTACTGGGCATAGCCGTTTTTCAGTGGCTGCAAGTGACGACTCATGTTTGAGTGGTGGAGAAATATTGCCTACTCCTAATTTGAAAACATATAGTTTTTCTGATCTCAAGTCTGCCACAAGAAATTTCAAGCCTGACACGGTTTTGGGGGTGGGCGGTTTTGGGACGGTATTCAAAGGATGGGTCGATGAGAAGACGTTTGCTCCAGCTAAAGTTGGCACTGGAATGGTTGTTGCCATCAAGAAGTTGAACTCAGAGAGCATGCAGGGATTCGAAGAGTGGCAG GCGGAAGTGAATTTCTTAGGAAGGCTTTCACACCCGAACCTTGTTAAATTGCTGGGATATTGTTTGGAAGACAAGGAACTGTTACTTGTATATGAATTCATGCCAAAAGGAAGCTTGGAAAACCATCTTTTCAGAA GGAGTACAGCTATTGAACCACTTTCTTGGGAGTTGCGGCTCAAAATTGCCATAGGAGCAGCACGAGGCTTAGCTTTCCTACATTCTTCAGAAAAGCAAATCATTTACAGAGATTTCAAGGCCTCCAATATACTGCTTGATGGG AGTTTTCATGCAAAGCTATCAGATTTTGGCTTAGCTAAAGTGGGGCCGTCAGCTGGGAACTCACATGTGACAACTCGTGTTATGGGCACATATGGTTATGCTGCTCCTGAATACATTGCAACAG GTCATCTATATGTAAAAAGTGATGTGTATGGATTTGGTGTCGTCGTGCTTGAGCTTTTAACAGGCTTACGAGCACTTGACACAAAACGACCTAGCGGACAGCATAATTTGGTGGACTGGGCGAAACCGATGCTTTCTCACAAAAGGAAGCTGAAGTCCATTATGGACGCCCGAATGGAAGGCCAATATAGTTCAAAAGCAGCAACGCTTATCGCTCAGCTTACTATAAAATGCCTGGAAGGAGAACCTAAGAAGAGGCCTTCTATGAAAGAAGTAGTGGAAGTGTTGGAACAAGTTGAATCCATAAAGGAGAAACCAAAAGCTTCCAAAAGAAAATCCGAGCCTTCATCTCATCGATACAAGCAATCGCCGAGAAGTCATCATCCTTCACCACGTGGTGCAAGCCCCCATGGATTCGGAGGCGGATCTGGAAGATGA